From Rhodococcus sp. B7740, one genomic window encodes:
- a CDS encoding MarR family winged helix-turn-helix transcriptional regulator, producing MSQVDVDSSIGLALKRATSALRSAMDDALSELDITVSQYSSLEHLAHTPGLSNAELARAVFVSRQATHQLLAGLTRDGLVEIEGTGRDQRLYVTATGRERLRQASAAVAAVEQAMIASLSMGERKVLHRNLVECAEALGGHRS from the coding sequence ATGAGTCAAGTGGATGTCGATTCCTCCATCGGTCTGGCCCTCAAGCGAGCCACGTCCGCCCTGCGTTCGGCGATGGACGATGCTCTGAGCGAACTCGACATCACGGTCTCGCAGTACTCGAGCCTCGAACACCTCGCGCACACACCGGGCCTGTCCAACGCCGAACTCGCTCGCGCGGTGTTCGTCAGCAGGCAGGCAACCCATCAGCTGTTGGCCGGGCTGACGCGCGACGGCTTGGTGGAGATCGAGGGCACCGGTCGTGACCAACGCCTGTACGTGACCGCTACGGGCCGAGAGCGCTTGCGGCAAGCGTCGGCCGCGGTCGCCGCCGTGGAGCAGGCCATGATTGCGTCACTGTCGATGGGCGAGCGAAAAGTGCTGCATCGCAATCTCGTTGAGTGTGCTGAGGCGTTGGGCGGGCACCGGTCTTGA